ATATAAACAGATTAATCAACTAACTACACCACAAGCAATCACCTCAACCTTAAAACATTACGGCATGAGCTTTTCACAGCTGGAAGCGAGTGCCACACGAGAACTGCGAATAGAAAAATTCAAGCAAGCAACTTGGGGACAAAAGTTAGAATCATACTTTCTACAGTACAAATCACAGTTAGACAAAGTAATTTATTCGCTAATTCGGACATCAGATGCAGAAGTAGCCCAAGAACTTTACTTTCGTATCAAAGCAGAAGAACAAAGCTTTGCAGAAGTTGCCAAGGAATATTCGCAAGGACAAGAAGCCGAAACCGGAGGATTGCTAGGCCCAGTACCGCTGGGTCAACTGCACAGTGCGATCGCGCAAAAACTAGTGATTTCTCAACCAGGACAGTTGTGGCCACCGATGCAATTAGAGAACTGGGTTGTAATTGTGCGATTGGAAAAGCTAATTCCTGCTCAGTTAGATGAGGCAATGCGCTCTAGCTAGCTTCAACTTGTCTGGCATCAGTGACGGCTTTGTAACTGCACCCACAAAAATTAACGCCAATATTTCTGACCCGTTGATTGGGTATCAGTCGGCGTTTAAGGATGGAACACGGGTTTATATTACTTTACCTGGGGGTAAGCGCGAGTCCTTTACGTTCCGTCCTACTGTAGACCCGATATTTGGTTTGGCAAGTGCGATCGGTGGTGTCAGCAGTACAGTGTATAGACCCGCTTTCGTTGGTGATAAAGGGGTGACAAGTACCCTCACAGTCAAGGATGCGCGGATTCTGCACAAGGATGGGACGGATGAGTACGTCGGGCTGAACGGAGGCGTAAATTACAACCCTGCTGATGTCAATTTCGGTAATGTGTACGTGCTGACGACCAAGGAAGGCATTGTTTATGAAATCGACGCGGCTACGGGCGACTTGTTGACTGTAACGGATACTAACGGCAATCAGCTTACGTATACTGATGATGGAATATACAGTTCAGCCGGGAAGCAAGTTACTTTTGAACGAGATGCACAGGGGCGGATTGCGTCAGTGAAAGACCCGATGGGTGAGTTGATCAGATATGGGTATAACGCGAATGTGGATTTAGTAAGTGTTACCGACCGTGAAGGTAATACTACCAGAATGGAGTACAACCAAGAGCGATCGCCTCGTTAAACGCACTGATAATATTGATGGGGTAAGTCGTGATATTAGCTACACTTACGATGCTCTGCCGTTTTTATCTTCTCCATCCTCCAGGGTCGTGCCTTAGATCGAAGGGCGATCGCTTCACTCGACCATTTTTCAGGCAGTGGCACAGGCGCGGCGGAACAGTAACCCTCATGATCAACTTGCACTGCTTCACCCGAAACTGAGTTTTCAGTCTTCAACGAAGCGGGTTGATTTTGTTCTACTTGCCCTTGGGCTTGCGTTGAGGAGTTTTCATTTTGGTCAACGGCCGCGGCAGAACCTATGTCCTCATGAAAAATCCCCGGCTCAACACCCAAATCCTGCTTTTCCCTAGACGACGAAGCAGATTGACTTGGTACAGCATCCACGAGCGTAAGCGAGGTGCAGTCAGTCGCCGTAGGCGAGTCTTCCTCCTGTTCTGATGCGCTTTCGATACGCCGAGGCGACGCATCCAAAAGGGATGCGATCGCCGTCTCCTCCTCATGCAATTTTTCGTTTTGCGCGTCAGAACCAACTACCATACCACCCACTAAGGTGGTTGGTAGGTAGTTAAAGAATTGTTAGAAACGTTGTTAGGTTTGTGGAACCCTTGAAATCCTCACTTTTTTGACCATTCTTTTGGAATTGTTCCAAACCAGGGGGAATCTGTTCCACGCGGGGATGCTTTTGATTTGCTTCGGGTTGGTCGATTTTCTCCCCGGCTTGGGCGGCTTTCTGGCCACAAGAATCTGTTTCCTCTGACGTGGAGGATTCCCAGTAAAAGCGATTGTAGTATCCGTGAAGGTTGCGAACACGATAACCAATCAGTCCAGGTCTACCAGAGGGCAATCGACCAAAAACTTCTTCAAACTGGAATAAGCCTTGAGCCGTCAAAGCCGCACCCGCTTTTTGTAACGATTTGTAAGTAAGGTTAGTTTCCAGCTTGTGGGCATTTCCTCCAAATTGTTCAGCTGCAATTGAGTCCAACCACAACTGTTGTACACAAGGGGGCTGTTGACGAACCCAGTTGATGTCCTCAATCGAGACTTTACAAGACTTTCCGATAGGCGCAAAACCCTGTGTCTTTAGACCAGGGATGTAGCGCCAACGGTGAATTTATTCACCGTGATATTTTCTATTTGTGGTGAGGATCTTCAATATATTTCTTGATTACTGCCGCGCTAACATTTCCAGCAGTTGAATAAAAATAACTATTTGTCCACATACTAGGCATCTTTTTTAAATCTGGAAACTCGCTTCTAAGCAGATAAGATGACCTGCCTTTAAAGAATTTAACTATTTGATTAATCGCGTAAGTTGGTTGATATTCCACAAATAAATGTATGTGGTCTGGTGCTATTTCCAGAGCCAGAATATCCCAATCTTTATATGAAGCTAAATCATAAAATATCTGTCTTACTCGTTTAGCTACTTCATTCACTAACACCTTACGTCTACGCTTGGGTATCCATACCAGATGAACGACAGCGTTACCTATAGAGTGATTGTTGTGTCTAGGTTCTAACGAATTAGTCATGTTTTTTATTCGGAGCTATTGACACTTAAATAATAACTCGCTACTATATTTACAGTCAATGAATTAACCCAAGGAGGTGATTAAGTAATGCTAGTTTTAGAGTACAAAGTTAAAGCTAAGAAGCATCAATATGATGCAATTAACGAAGCTATCCGTACAACTAAATTCATCAGAAATAAAGCTATACGCTACTGGATGGATGCACCAAAAGAAGCCAAAGTTAATAAAATTGCTTTGAATAATTACTCAACAGCATTACGGAAGGAATTTAAATTTGTTGAGAAATTAAATTCAATGGCTTGTCAATCTGCCACTGAAAGAGCGTGGCTAGCCATTGATAGGTTTTACCAGAATTGTCAGAAAAAAGTATCAGGTAAAAAGGGATATCCCAGATTTCAGAAAGATAACCGTTCGGTTGAGTATAAAACGTCAGGATGGGCTTTAAACGCTATCAAAAGACGTATTACCTTTACCGACAAAAAAGCTATAGGTGAGGTTAAATTACTTGGTAAATGGGATATTCAAACTTACCCAGTCAAACAGATTAAGCGTGTTAGATTACTCAAAAAAGCTGATGGTTACTATTGCCAATTCTGCATTGATGTAGACGTTAAATCTGAATCCAGAATTGCTAATGGTGAAATCGGGCTAGATGTGGGTCTTGAATATTTTTACTCAGATTCCAAAGGTAATCATGAGGAAAATCCTAGATTTTTGAGTCAAGCTGAGAAAGCAATTAAACACGCTCAACGTCAAATTTACAAAAAAGAGAAAGGCAAAAACAAACGACGGATAGCCAGACAGAGATATCAAAGGAAGCATTTAAAAGTAAGTAGGCAACGGAAAGAACACGCCATGAGATTGGCGCGTAACGTATGCAAGGCTAACGCCTTAGTAGCCTATGAAGATTTAAATGTTAAAGGTATGGTGAAAAATCACGCTCTTGCCAAGAGTATTAATGATGCTTCTTGGTCAATGTTCCGTCGTTGGTTAGAATATTTTGCGGCTATATTTAACAGTACAGTTGTTGCTGTCAATCCGAGAATGACATCTCAAAAATGCTCAGATTGTGGTGCAATTGTGAAAAAATCCCTCTCAACTCGTAGCCATGTATGCAGTTGTGGCTGTAGTTTACAGAGGGATGTTAATGCTGCAAAAAATATTTTGAATCGCGGCATCGCTAGCTTGGGGCACAAGCGAAGTAACGCTTCAGGAGTCGGAACCTCTACGCTAATTGGCGTAAGCCTGTTAGAGCAAGTTCTGACGGTGAATGAAGAATCCCCCAACTTTACGACTAAGTGAGCGAAGCGATACTTAGTCGTAAAGTTGGGGGAGTGTCAACTCTTCTTCCAGTCGAATCGTTAAACGAGATTCTATAGCCACAAAAGTAATTCCTTCGTTTTTAGACATTACAGGTTGTTAGTACGATTTATTTTATCAGCAAATATTTTGAATACAAAAAACCGTACTAACTATATTGACAATAATCCTAACTTGTACTAACACAAGAATATAGGGTAAAGGAACAACAAACCACTTTCCCCTTAAACACTAAAAGACTTACCAATTAGTTCACTCAATTCATAAAACAAAGGCGACCGCCTGTGTCTGGAAAACTTACGCGATCGCCTTTCCCCTAGAACGGAGATTTTCATTATGAACCATCTTGCATATACACAGCAAGCAGTTGTTTCTCCTATTGACGAGCAAGCGCTAGCCCAAGCAGAACTCGAAAGCCACCTTGAGTCCCAAGCGCAAGCCGTAGCCCCAGCCAAAGATCCCCTCACCCAGCGCGATCGCCGCTCCCACCGCGATCGCTCTATTTGTGCGACGGCTATCCCCTTTCCTCAGCATCTCCCCATTGTTCTGTAGCCCAATTCTGGAGGTCTGTGAAATTTTCCAACTTCATACCCTGACTCTACTACACCGCTTCTTCACTTGAAAATATCTTGGTAATGACAAGGGCTTAAGGCAAGGGTATTGCAGCTAGATAAAAATAAAGGTTTCGGCTATTGTTTGCGTCAGTCCTGTCCCTCTATGTGGGACAACTGAAGATTGGATTAAGTTGCTCGTCATCATCGCCAGCCACATGCTCAGAGAATTGATGTATTTTTGTTGGACTTTTACCTTCTATTTCATAGCTAGGTTTGACTAAATTCATATAAATAGCTTTGGAGTTAGGATTGAGGGTAGCTAGTGTTCTATCATTTAAAAGCGGTTTATACCTTAGTCGGTATATTTGGTTGAGAAGTTTCCATTGATAATTTTGCAAACTTGGATTTTTAAAAGGTAACTTGCAATAGTGGTAATAAGCCGCACAGATATCATATCTATTCCAGTACATAAATTTTTAAACTCCATGTTATACAGCTAATCAAAAATGTCTTAGCTTTAGTAATTATCTGTAAAAAACAAGCTTCTACCATTTGGGATTTTACTTAAACTTTACTATGGAAAATTTCAACGACGCCCAACCCAACACAAATCCTAGCATTACTTCACATCTGGTTTCATCTGGAAAAAAATATCTATACTCACGCCATTATGCATTGAGAGTGTCAAACATATAGTTTTATCGTAGGGGACATTGCCGTGTTGCTATCAATATATTTGTATTATTTATGAATAACGCAAAACTACACGCTGATTTCGGCAATTGATCAATTACCGCTAGGTGAAAACAAGGGTTTCGGCTATTGTTTCCCTAAGTGATGATTAAAGTGAATTACGAAAACGATAGCCAACCCCCCGCACGCTCTCAATCCAACTCAACCCACCAATCGAGTCAATCTTTTTGCGAATTCGTTGAATACACACATCAACCACATTGGTACTGGGGTTGAAATCATAGCCCCAGACATGTTCTAGGATTTGGGTGCGGGTAAAAACCCTTCCAGGAGAGCGCATCAAGTATTCCATCAGATTAAACTCACGGGTGGTAAGTTCCACAACCTGCCCATCACAAGTAACTTCTCGCGTGATCCGATCCAGCTTCAGGGGGCCGACGCAAAGCATATTTTGGCGATCGCTAAAACTTCGACGCATCACAGCATGAATGCGGGCAACTAATTCTTCCACAAAAAAAGGTTTGGCGATATAGTCATCTGCCCCAAGATTTAAACCTTCGAGCCGATCATCAAGTTCATTGCGAGCGGTTAACAAAATCACTGGCACATTCCGTCCTGCCTGTCGCAAACTTTTAAGGATAGCCAAACCATCCTTCCCCGGTATCATGATATCCAGTACGATGGCGTCGTATTCATTTTCCATCGCTTGAATGTATGCATCATTGCCGTTGTCGCAGTAATCAACGACAAATCCCTGCTCTTTTAACCCAGCTTGAACGAAGTTAGCAATTTTTGTTTCGTCTTCAACAAACAGGACGTGCATGATTATTTACTGATTGGTAAACTACCTACACCGATTTGGAGTACCAAATGCGGAGTAGGCTTTGTCCCAGATTTCACCACCAGTCGGAAACAATCTAAGTTGTCCTACGCCAGTTCCTACAACGGAGGGAACCTCCGCAACGGACTGGCTCTCCAACAAGCAAGCAATCCCCGGAACTTCAGGGTTGTTTACGGAAGCCCCCAAAGCTGCAATGTTTAGTGCAGCATTAATATCAGCGTCATGCTCAAAGCCACAATGCCCACACTTGAAAGACTTGTTAGAACGATAGGATTTACCTTTGACGGGGTGTACATGGTGACACCGCGAACAAGTCTGACTGGTATACGCTGGTGGAACAAATACGACTGGAACACCAGCAATATTCGCTTTGTAGTCAACAAATATCCGCAATTGGTAGAATGCCCAATTATTAGTTCTACGGCGTTCAGTCTTGCTTCTAGGGTGCTGGTTGAGCGATTGTCTGATATTGGTCAAGTCTTCAAATGCCAAAGCAGAATTACTTCCTTTGGCAGATTGAACCAACTGTTTAGAGATATTGTGATTCAGCCACTTTTGGAACCTTTGTTCTCTCCCAGAGAGCCTTCTCAACAGTTTTCTGGAACTGCGAGTGCGTTTGGATTGAACATTAGCCCTGACTTTACTGTATCGGTCACGAGTGGATTGAATCTGTTTGCCACTCCAAGAGTCACCGTTGGAAGTAGTGGCAATGTCGCGCCGACCAAGATCGACCCCAATCACACTTCGGCTACGCTCAGTGCTAGCCTTAGGCGTTTTACCCGTGGGATTGGTAGGCAGGTCAACACAAATATTGATGTAGTAGTCGCCGTGTTTGGTTTTATCCAACGTTGCTGCTGTCGGTACTTGTCCTTTCAGCAACGCCAACTGGTAATTACCAATCAACAACTTAAACTTTTTACGGCCACACATCAAAGTAACGCCCACGGTTTGCAGTTCTTCCAAGTACTGAAATGTTCGAGCATCCAAGCTCAAAGATGTTGGTCTAAACTTGTGAGCCACTTGCCGTCTTGGCGGTTTCCGTCGATGGCAAAGTGGCGTTAGCGTAGCGGTAGCGAGCTTGCGAGCGTCACCCGAAGTGTGGATTTGTTTAACTGCCTTGGCGTTACCAATCACGCGGCGAATAGCTTGGCAGACATGGTTTGCCTTAATGCCCGTAGCTTCACGAATTGGCTTGTAAACCAAGTGGTGAAGCTTGGTAGTATTCCAGCATTTTTCACGCTTTGCGACTTCCAATATCTGATTGCAAGCATCAGCAAATCCCTGCAAAGTGCGGTCTATTTCAGAACGCAACTCTATAGGGACTTGAAGTTTGCATTTTACAGATATTGTTTGCATTGCACTTGCACTAGAATTCATCCAATTGTATCAGAAAACACAATGCACAGACTAGTGGCTAGCAAAATATTTGCTAATTGTGAGGCAGCGCGTTGGGCGGGTTCCCCGACTTGTAGCGACTGCCAAATCCGCAAGGACTCAACTGTCCCCATCATTGTTTGTGCTGACGCACAAACAATGATGGGGACGTTTCGCAATTAGCCCTCCATTCCTCCCGCCACCAATCTGAGTACAGATTTGGTGGGGGTCTCCTGGAGGTTTGAGATGAAATTTATTTTCCCACCAAGTTGATTTCATAGTCTGGATGCTACCCGTCAAAAACTGCCAAAATGTAATGTATATTGCAGAGGTATACTAGCAGCCAAGAGGATGTCTGAAAAGTTTTTAGTTACAAAAAATCATGCTAATCGCCTTACCATAATGGAGATCGTGGCAAGATAAAAAACTCCACGCCTTCATAGCGCTCCTGGAGTTTTTGGGCATGGGGAAGAAGCTACCAATGCCCCAAGCGACTATTTCAGGCTATAACTGCGTTAACAGATTTAATTTGAAGTTTTAAATTATACTATTATGTCGCTTCCTGTTCTTTCTCAGCGCTTTCGCAGCTGGTTGCAACCTAGAAGAGGTCTAGCGATCGCAGAAGCTTCTATTATTGGTCTGGTGGCGGCTTTGTCTGCGGTATTCCTAAAAGTGGGATCGGGATGGCTGGGGACATGGCGAGTCCATACTTCCCACGTTTTACCAGCATGGTTTGCTTTGCCAGTGGTGGGTTTAGTCTTTGGCTTTTTGGCTGGTGCTTTAGTGCAAAGGTTGGCACCGGAGGCATCGGGAAGCGGTATCCCCCAAGTGAAAGCCACTCTTGCCAATGTTGCCAATGCATTATCATTGCGGGTGGCAATTGTCAAGCTATTGAGTGCCATGATTGCTTTAGGTTCAGGCATAACTCTAGGAAGGCAAGGCCCCACTGTGCAAGTAGGGGCAAGTTTGGCAGCGGGAATGAGTCGTTGGGTTCCCACTTCCCCAGATCATCGACGGCAGATGATTGCTGCTGGTGCTGGTGCAGGCTTGGCAGCAGCTTTCAATGCCCCCCTGGCGGGTGTATTATTTATCGTGGAGGAGTTACTTCAAGATTTATCTGGAATAACCCTAGGCACTGCCATCATCGCTTCCTTCATTGGTGGGGTAGTATCTCGGCTGTTGGGTGGCGGTAGTCTGGAACTCAATCTACAGTTACTCAACTACTCGAGCAAGTTCTCTCTGCCAGAAATTCCTTTATTCCTGCTGTTGGGCATCTTAGCTGGGTTACTAGGTGCTTTGTTTAATCATGGCATCGTTAAAAGTATAAAATTTTATAAACGATTACATGTGAGTTTGCCGCTAAGAGTGGCTTTAGCTGGATTTATTTCCGGCATTGTAGTAGCAATACTTCCTGAGTATTTTCGTGATAATTCTGGTTTACGCGAATATATAATTACTGGTAACGCAAATCCATCCTTGGCAGTGATGGTATTTGTGGCTCAGTTTATTCTCACCCTCATAGCATTTGGTTCCGGGGCACCAGGAGGTTTATTCGCCCCTAGTCTAATCTTGGGTTCTTGTTTAGGGCACTTGGTTGGTGTGTGCGAGTCCCAGTTATTGGGGGTGGGTTCTCCTACTACCTATGCTTTAGCGGGAATGGGGGGTTTTTTTAGCGCTGTTTCCAAAGTGCCAATCACGGCAATTGTGATTGTCTTTGAAATGACTACAGATTTCAATTTAGTGCTGCCTTTGATGATTGTGTCTGTAGTAGCTTACTTGGTTGCCGATAAAGTAGCACCAGGATCGCTTTACGATAAACTTTTACAATTGAACGGCATTGTAATCACTAAAGCAGCACCTAGCGATGGCATACTGAGAAATTTAACTGCTAAAGATGTCATGCAGCAACAGGTAGAGACTCTAGACGCAGACATGACCTTGGATGAAGCAAAGCAGGCATTTTCTCGTTCTCATCATCGTGGCTTCCCAGTGGTTGAGGACTCCAAGTTAGTAGGGATTGTAACGCAATCGGATTTAACCAAGATACACAATCGCAACCTGCCTAATGATACTCCCTTGGGGGAGATTATGAGTTCCAGCCCGGTGACGGTGACACCCTTACACAATCTGAGGAATGTACTGTATTTACTAGATCGCTATCAAATTAGTCGCTTACCCGTGGTAGAAGGAAGAAAATTAATTGGCATTATTACTCGTGCAGACATCATTCGCGCCGAAGTAGAGCATCTCAATTGTGAAGCTCCTAGCCCAAAACTACAAGCAGAACCTTCTTATGTAGTTTATCAAACGCGATCGCCCAGCATTGGTAGAGGTAGATTATTAGTACCAGTAGCGAATCCCGAAACCGCAGCCACCCTGTTACAAATGGCAGCAGCCATTGCCCGCGATCGCCATTATGAAATAGAGTGTGTGCAAGTGATGTTGATATCACGTCACAGTTCTCCAACAGAAACACAAGTCAGAACAGCAAAAAGTCGCCGCTTGCTCAGACAGGCAGAAGTTTTGGCAAAAAAGTGGCGAATTCCCGTGCATACACAGATTCGAGTTGCCCACGATGCCGCCCAAGCAATCTTAGAGACAATCAACGAACGACACATAGATTTAATTTTGATGGGATGGAAAGGTAACACATCTACCCCTGGTAGGATTTTTGGTAGTGTCGTAGATACTTTAATTCGCCAAGCCACTTGCGATGTCGTATTGGTAAAGTTAGGCAGGGGAGCTATTGAGCAGGGGGGCAGGGGGGCAGAGGGGCAGGGGGGCAGGGGGGCAGGGGTGCAGGGGGGCAGGGGAGAAAATTCTACCTCATCCCCCTTATCTCCCTCATCCCCCTCATCTCCCTCATCCCCCCCCACTCCCCAATTCAACCGCTGGCTATTACCAATGGCTGGTGGCCCCAATTCTAGGGTGGCACTGAAGTTGTTACCTGCTTTGGTGACATTAGGTGATGAAGCAGAAATCCGCTTAACACAGGTGTTCAAGCCATCTGAAATTAAGCCAGATATGACAGTTTTAGAACAAGCCATCCGCCAACTCATCCGTCGCCGCAAACTGTCTGGTACAGTAGTTGCTGTGCCAGTACAAGCCAATTCAGTTGCCGAAGGCGTGATTAACTTAGTGAAAACTGAAGGTTATGATGTTGTTGTTTTAGGAGCTTCGCGTGAGGGATTATTGCAGCAGGCAATTCAAGGTAATATTCCGGAAGCGATCGCCTCTGGTGTGGAAAGTACGGTTATATTGGTCAGGGGCGCGATTAATGATTAAAAAGTGGGGACTGGGGACTGGGGACTGGGGACTGGGGACTGGGGACTGGGGACTGGGGACTGGGGACTGGGGACTGGGGACTAGGGACTAGGGACTAGGGACTGGGGACTGG
Above is a window of Nostoc sp. UHCC 0702 DNA encoding:
- a CDS encoding peptidylprolyl isomerase, whose protein sequence is MTHIEFGNQTITAAEALTLLAGYQMLPQLCRNLIIDRAIACVELTAQQKANALEQYKQINQLTTPQAITSTLKHYGMSFSQLEASATRELRIEKFKQATWGQKLESYFLQYKSQLDKVIYSLIRTSDAEVAQELYFRIKAEEQSFAEVAKEYSQGQEAETGGLLGPVPLGQLHSAIAQKLVISQPGQLWPPMQLENWVVIVRLEKLIPAQLDEAMRSS
- the tnpA gene encoding IS200/IS605 family transposase — encoded protein: MTNSLEPRHNNHSIGNAVVHLVWIPKRRRKVLVNEVAKRVRQIFYDLASYKDWDILALEIAPDHIHLFVEYQPTYAINQIVKFFKGRSSYLLRSEFPDLKKMPSMWTNSYFYSTAGNVSAAVIKKYIEDPHHK
- a CDS encoding transposase; its protein translation is MLVLEYKVKAKKHQYDAINEAIRTTKFIRNKAIRYWMDAPKEAKVNKIALNNYSTALRKEFKFVEKLNSMACQSATERAWLAIDRFYQNCQKKVSGKKGYPRFQKDNRSVEYKTSGWALNAIKRRITFTDKKAIGEVKLLGKWDIQTYPVKQIKRVRLLKKADGYYCQFCIDVDVKSESRIANGEIGLDVGLEYFYSDSKGNHEENPRFLSQAEKAIKHAQRQIYKKEKGKNKRRIARQRYQRKHLKVSRQRKEHAMRLARNVCKANALVAYEDLNVKGMVKNHALAKSINDASWSMFRRWLEYFAAIFNSTVVAVNPRMTSQKCSDCGAIVKKSLSTRSHVCSCGCSLQRDVNAAKNILNRGIASLGHKRSNASGVGTSTLIGVSLLEQVLTVNEESPNFTTK
- a CDS encoding response regulator transcription factor, with the protein product MHVLFVEDETKIANFVQAGLKEQGFVVDYCDNGNDAYIQAMENEYDAIVLDIMIPGKDGLAILKSLRQAGRNVPVILLTARNELDDRLEGLNLGADDYIAKPFFVEELVARIHAVMRRSFSDRQNMLCVGPLKLDRITREVTCDGQVVELTTREFNLMEYLMRSPGRVFTRTQILEHVWGYDFNPSTNVVDVCIQRIRKKIDSIGGLSWIESVRGVGYRFRNSL
- a CDS encoding chloride channel protein, which translates into the protein MSLPVLSQRFRSWLQPRRGLAIAEASIIGLVAALSAVFLKVGSGWLGTWRVHTSHVLPAWFALPVVGLVFGFLAGALVQRLAPEASGSGIPQVKATLANVANALSLRVAIVKLLSAMIALGSGITLGRQGPTVQVGASLAAGMSRWVPTSPDHRRQMIAAGAGAGLAAAFNAPLAGVLFIVEELLQDLSGITLGTAIIASFIGGVVSRLLGGGSLELNLQLLNYSSKFSLPEIPLFLLLGILAGLLGALFNHGIVKSIKFYKRLHVSLPLRVALAGFISGIVVAILPEYFRDNSGLREYIITGNANPSLAVMVFVAQFILTLIAFGSGAPGGLFAPSLILGSCLGHLVGVCESQLLGVGSPTTYALAGMGGFFSAVSKVPITAIVIVFEMTTDFNLVLPLMIVSVVAYLVADKVAPGSLYDKLLQLNGIVITKAAPSDGILRNLTAKDVMQQQVETLDADMTLDEAKQAFSRSHHRGFPVVEDSKLVGIVTQSDLTKIHNRNLPNDTPLGEIMSSSPVTVTPLHNLRNVLYLLDRYQISRLPVVEGRKLIGIITRADIIRAEVEHLNCEAPSPKLQAEPSYVVYQTRSPSIGRGRLLVPVANPETAATLLQMAAAIARDRHYEIECVQVMLISRHSSPTETQVRTAKSRRLLRQAEVLAKKWRIPVHTQIRVAHDAAQAILETINERHIDLILMGWKGNTSTPGRIFGSVVDTLIRQATCDVVLVKLGRGAIEQGGRGAEGQGGRGAGVQGGRGENSTSSPLSPSSPSSPSSPPTPQFNRWLLPMAGGPNSRVALKLLPALVTLGDEAEIRLTQVFKPSEIKPDMTVLEQAIRQLIRRRKLSGTVVAVPVQANSVAEGVINLVKTEGYDVVVLGASREGLLQQAIQGNIPEAIASGVESTVILVRGAIND